In Sporosarcina psychrophila, a genomic segment contains:
- a CDS encoding acyl-CoA dehydrogenase family protein yields MDFGFTEEQKMLRKTARQFVDAEIMPHIQKWDAQGGFDQAIWKKLADLGFMGVCIPEKYGGSGMDYNSLAILCEELERGDTAFRTAVSVHIGLNSMSLLQWGDEEQKQKYLVPQAKGEKIGAFGLTEPGAGSDVAAMATTAVRDGDDYVLNGQKTWISLCDVADHFLVFAYTDKAKKHHGISAFIVERTTPGFSSKAIKGKYGIRAGNTGELFFEDMRIPAANLVGEEGDGFKIAMASLDNGRFTVAAGAVGLIMGCLEESVKYCHARETFGKEIGRHQLVQQMIANMEAGYQMSRLLVYRAGDMKNNGLRNTRETSLAKWQACDFANKAADDAFQIHGAYGYSDEYPVARFLRNSKAPVIYEGTREIHTVMQAEYVLGYREDKKLSNRLPEWPFE; encoded by the coding sequence GTGGACTTCGGATTTACGGAAGAACAGAAGATGCTGAGGAAAACGGCGCGTCAGTTTGTCGACGCAGAAATTATGCCCCATATCCAGAAATGGGATGCACAAGGTGGATTCGATCAGGCGATTTGGAAGAAGCTTGCGGATCTTGGCTTCATGGGCGTGTGTATACCCGAAAAATATGGTGGCAGTGGAATGGATTATAATTCGCTCGCAATACTGTGTGAAGAATTGGAACGTGGAGATACGGCGTTCCGGACAGCGGTATCGGTCCATATCGGCTTGAACTCGATGAGTCTACTGCAGTGGGGCGATGAAGAACAGAAGCAGAAATACCTTGTACCACAAGCGAAGGGTGAAAAAATAGGTGCATTCGGGTTGACAGAACCGGGTGCAGGTTCCGACGTTGCGGCAATGGCAACAACTGCCGTGCGTGACGGAGATGACTATGTATTAAACGGTCAAAAAACATGGATTTCCCTTTGTGATGTCGCGGATCATTTCCTCGTTTTTGCCTATACGGATAAAGCAAAAAAACACCATGGTATTAGCGCGTTCATCGTCGAACGAACGACACCAGGTTTTTCATCGAAAGCGATCAAAGGAAAATACGGTATTCGTGCAGGCAATACAGGCGAACTATTTTTCGAGGATATGCGTATCCCGGCTGCGAATTTAGTAGGTGAAGAAGGCGATGGATTTAAAATTGCCATGGCGTCACTTGATAATGGGCGTTTCACTGTCGCTGCGGGAGCGGTTGGCTTAATCATGGGTTGCCTCGAAGAAAGCGTGAAATATTGTCATGCACGGGAAACGTTCGGTAAGGAAATCGGCAGACACCAACTCGTCCAACAAATGATTGCTAACATGGAAGCGGGCTATCAGATGAGCCGACTTCTTGTCTATCGAGCAGGTGACATGAAAAATAATGGCTTGCGCAATACGCGCGAAACGTCGCTGGCGAAATGGCAGGCATGCGATTTTGCCAATAAAGCAGCGGATGATGCATTCCAGATTCATGGGGCTTATGGTTATTCGGATGAATACCCTGTCGCCAGGTTCCTGCGAAACTCAAAGGCGCCTGTCATCTATGAAGGAACTCGTGAGATCCATACGGTTAT
- a CDS encoding saccharopine dehydrogenase family protein, which produces MKVVILGAGLMGKEAARDLVKGDDVEKVYLADLNVKQAEDFAEELMSDKLDILLLDAKNDKQLSEVMALGDVVINALFYTFNEKVARIAVDIGVHSIDLGGHIGGATDAVLGLADQAIAKGVTIIPDLGVAPGMINILTGYGAGKLEKVNSIKLYVGGIPIKPEPPLNYNVVFSLEGVFDHYTDPSHVIRNGQLLEVPSLSEIETIHFDKYGELEAFHTSGGTSTLTKSFPDVETLEYKTIRYKGHAEKFQLLVDLGLLSRDNEVTVDGQKVKVRDVMREHLSPQLRLGKKSDAVLLRVIVSGEKSAMPVTYEYDLITEKDTAVNETAMARATANTISIVAQMIGNGTISKRGVHPPENIVPGELYIEEMKKRGVVIEESIESNNVPC; this is translated from the coding sequence ATGAAGGTTGTCATACTTGGAGCAGGTTTAATGGGGAAAGAGGCGGCACGCGATCTAGTGAAGGGTGATGACGTCGAAAAAGTTTATTTAGCGGATCTGAACGTCAAGCAAGCGGAAGACTTTGCGGAGGAACTCATGTCCGATAAGCTTGATATCCTGTTACTGGATGCTAAAAACGATAAGCAATTAAGTGAAGTGATGGCATTAGGGGATGTGGTTATCAATGCGCTATTCTATACGTTTAATGAAAAGGTTGCCCGAATCGCAGTAGATATCGGTGTCCATTCCATTGATCTTGGCGGTCATATCGGTGGCGCTACGGATGCGGTGCTCGGTCTGGCGGATCAGGCGATTGCAAAAGGCGTGACAATCATTCCGGATCTAGGGGTAGCTCCTGGAATGATTAATATTCTTACTGGTTACGGGGCGGGAAAACTCGAAAAGGTTAATTCCATCAAACTATATGTTGGAGGAATTCCGATAAAGCCGGAGCCGCCACTTAATTATAATGTCGTCTTTTCACTGGAAGGCGTGTTTGATCATTACACTGACCCTTCCCACGTTATTAGAAACGGGCAACTGTTGGAAGTTCCATCATTGTCCGAAATCGAAACAATCCATTTTGATAAATACGGCGAGCTTGAAGCGTTTCATACATCAGGTGGCACGTCGACACTAACGAAGTCGTTCCCGGACGTGGAGACACTTGAATACAAGACGATTCGTTACAAAGGGCACGCAGAGAAGTTCCAGCTGCTTGTCGATCTAGGTTTGTTATCTCGGGACAACGAAGTGACTGTTGACGGTCAAAAAGTGAAAGTCCGCGACGTCATGAGAGAGCATCTGTCGCCTCAACTTCGCCTCGGTAAGAAATCAGATGCAGTGTTGCTACGCGTTATTGTGAGCGGTGAAAAAAGTGCTATGCCAGTAACATACGAATATGACCTTATTACGGAGAAAGACACTGCAGTAAACGAGACTGCGATGGCTCGTGCGACGGCAAATACGATTTCCATCGTGGCACAAATGATTGGCAATGGCACTATTTCGAAACGTGGAGTCCATCCGCCAGAGAATATCGTACCCGGTGAATTGTATATTGAAGAGATGAAAAAGCGCGGTGTCGTTATCGAAGAAAGTATCGAGTCGAACAATGTTCCATGTTGA
- a CDS encoding aldehyde dehydrogenase family protein: MQLNNYIGGTWQEAGGADYTAVLNPANGKELAQVRLSTKEDVSLAVKSAKEAQKKWALVPAPKRADFLYEIGRLMKEKKEHLSQVLTKEMGKVIEEARGEVQEGIDMAFYMAGEGRRMFGETVPSELQDKFAMSVRAPIGVVGLITPWNFPVAIATWKSFPAIVAGNTFIWKPATETPMMAYEMALIFEEAGLPAGVANIVFGSGAEVGTAMIEHPDVRVISFTGSTETGRHVAETGGRHLKKVSLEMGGKNAVIVMDDADIELAVEGILWSAFGTAGQRCTACSRVIVHTDVKEELEQKLVEAMKVLSIGDGMDESVKIGPVINQKALDKIHGYVGIGKDEGAKLLAGGHILTDGKLADGHYYEPTLFTDVKWDSRLAQEEIFGPVVSLIEVSSLDEAIEVNNSVKFGLSSSIFSRDVNKVFRAQRDLDTGIVYVNAGTTGAEIHLPFGGTKGTGNGHRDSGVAALDVFTEWKSIYIDFSGKLQRAQIDTD, translated from the coding sequence ATGCAACTGAACAATTATATCGGAGGTACATGGCAGGAGGCAGGGGGAGCAGATTATACTGCAGTCTTGAATCCAGCAAATGGTAAGGAGTTGGCACAAGTAAGATTATCGACTAAAGAAGATGTGAGTCTTGCAGTAAAGTCGGCGAAAGAGGCTCAGAAAAAATGGGCACTCGTTCCCGCACCGAAACGTGCAGACTTTTTATATGAAATTGGACGACTTATGAAAGAAAAGAAAGAACACTTATCGCAAGTGTTGACGAAAGAAATGGGGAAGGTCATCGAAGAGGCGCGCGGTGAAGTGCAGGAAGGCATTGATATGGCGTTCTACATGGCTGGTGAGGGACGCCGCATGTTCGGGGAAACAGTACCTTCAGAGCTTCAAGACAAGTTCGCAATGAGTGTCCGTGCACCAATCGGTGTTGTCGGACTTATTACACCTTGGAACTTTCCGGTGGCAATTGCGACATGGAAATCGTTCCCAGCAATTGTCGCGGGCAATACTTTCATTTGGAAACCGGCGACGGAAACACCTATGATGGCGTATGAAATGGCGCTTATATTTGAAGAAGCAGGACTCCCAGCAGGCGTTGCGAATATCGTTTTCGGGTCGGGAGCAGAAGTTGGGACGGCAATGATTGAACATCCCGATGTTCGCGTTATTTCATTCACAGGGTCGACTGAAACAGGTCGTCATGTTGCGGAAACAGGTGGACGTCATTTGAAAAAAGTATCACTTGAAATGGGTGGTAAAAATGCGGTCATCGTTATGGATGATGCGGATATCGAACTGGCAGTGGAAGGGATTCTTTGGAGTGCATTCGGAACAGCGGGTCAGCGTTGTACGGCATGTAGCCGTGTCATCGTGCATACAGATGTAAAGGAAGAACTCGAGCAAAAACTCGTGGAAGCGATGAAAGTGTTATCGATTGGCGATGGAATGGACGAATCAGTAAAAATTGGCCCAGTAATCAATCAAAAAGCGCTTGATAAAATTCATGGCTACGTCGGAATTGGTAAGGATGAAGGTGCGAAACTTCTTGCAGGTGGACATATATTAACAGATGGAAAGCTTGCAGATGGTCATTATTACGAACCAACTTTATTCACAGATGTGAAATGGGATAGCCGCCTTGCGCAAGAAGAGATTTTCGGACCTGTTGTTTCGCTGATTGAAGTTTCAAGTCTAGATGAAGCCATTGAGGTTAATAACAGTGTGAAATTTGGACTTTCAAGTTCGATTTTCTCACGCGATGTCAATAAAGTATTCCGAGCACAACGTGATCTAGATACGGGTATTGTCTACGTGAATGCGGGAACGACGGGTGCCGAAATCCATCTGCCATTCGGCGGAACAAAGGGTACGGGCAACGGACACCGCGATTCTGGCGTTGCTGCACTGGATGTCTTCACTGAATGGAAGAGTATTTATATAGACTTCAGCGGGAAATTGCAACGGGCGCAGATTGACACGGATTAA
- a CDS encoding YecA family protein, whose protein sequence is MVGRNDPCPCGSGKKYKKCCAEKNESPLETLIDEELERIIFGAYEQATSPADISEFESHRRHWKSKLEKLMGPDDVEEAVSEYFLFVARRDLWKRHLLRVLNSPIRETVRSVLELWKEPVVLFAKVKEVKEGYVIVQEILGEGIFNLEKKEGMLLEEHSFIFGIVLPDNRDQNNDIYVISSLMFINDWNGALEKQIVELAESSGFDKSLAFYKEHMTDVYEILLARDSRTVDELIEHDFTPVQQEVIESLDEVLELRNTPKEARELLRNIVVTYFLKERPNFRKPGVIAAAVFFVAVDLGIMEDEELTNAEIAKLFVVSTSSMMKHADNIREFVIEMYERSRQQEKE, encoded by the coding sequence ATGGTTGGACGAAACGATCCGTGTCCATGTGGGAGCGGAAAGAAATATAAAAAGTGTTGTGCGGAGAAAAATGAATCACCTTTAGAGACGCTTATTGATGAGGAACTTGAGCGTATCATCTTTGGTGCATATGAACAGGCTACAAGCCCAGCTGATATATCAGAGTTCGAAAGCCATAGAAGACACTGGAAAAGTAAACTTGAAAAACTGATGGGACCGGATGATGTTGAGGAGGCTGTTAGTGAATATTTCTTATTCGTTGCACGCCGTGATTTGTGGAAGCGTCACCTCCTAAGAGTGTTGAATAGCCCGATAAGAGAGACAGTTCGATCCGTTCTGGAATTATGGAAAGAGCCTGTTGTACTGTTTGCTAAGGTGAAAGAAGTGAAAGAAGGATATGTTATTGTCCAAGAAATACTTGGCGAGGGCATATTCAATCTTGAAAAGAAAGAAGGAATGCTACTGGAAGAGCATTCATTCATATTCGGCATTGTTTTACCCGATAATCGGGACCAGAACAATGATATCTATGTAATTTCTTCGCTTATGTTCATTAATGATTGGAATGGTGCACTCGAAAAACAGATAGTTGAACTTGCGGAGTCAAGCGGATTCGATAAGAGTCTTGCGTTCTATAAAGAGCATATGACGGATGTCTACGAAATTTTGCTTGCCAGGGATTCACGAACAGTAGATGAACTCATAGAGCATGATTTTACACCGGTTCAGCAGGAAGTAATCGAGAGTCTGGATGAAGTACTTGAGTTAAGAAATACGCCTAAAGAAGCGCGTGAATTACTGAGAAATATTGTCGTAACGTACTTTTTGAAAGAGCGCCCCAATTTCCGTAAACCTGGCGTTATTGCCGCTGCCGTATTTTTTGTAGCAGTTGATTTAGGAATTATGGAGGATGAAGAATTGACGAACGCTGAAATTGCGAAATTGTTCGTTGTATCGACAAGTTCGATGATGAAACATGCAGATAACATCCGTGAATTTGTCATTGAAATGTACGAACGGAGCCGTCAGCAAGAAAAAGAATAA
- a CDS encoding DHA2 family efflux MFS transporter permease subunit, with amino-acid sequence MDIKKMHEKPPYGMIAILFIGAFVALLNNTLLNVALPTIMVEFDVKPSVVQWLTTGYMLINGILIPASAFFIQKFTNRRLFLTAMVLFTLGTILAMIAPSFGVLVAARMIQACGSAMMMPLLMNVMLTAFPIERRGTAMGIFGLVMITAPAIGPTLSGWVIEHYTWRTLFGIVLPFSILTLVYAFFKLRNITPNRDMKLDVFSLILSSIGFGGLLYGFSSAGDKGWDSPLVYGTIVIGAIALIAFIVRQLRMDDPMLDFKIYKHPMFALSSAISIVLSVAMFSGMILTPLYVQTIRGISPFHSGLLMLPGAIVMGLMSPVTGRLFDKYGARILAVIGLTITVISTFYLSRLGMESGYYYIMWIYTIRMLGISMVMMPVMTNGLNQLPMISNPHGTAMNNTLQQVSGAIGSAILLTIMTKRMESTGAGLFAEVQASGNAPSTAEGLAKLKEQLEAQAMLDGISFSFFISTIVAIVALALSFFMKRVALPTNEKSFTNLEESKK; translated from the coding sequence ATGGATATAAAAAAAATGCACGAAAAACCGCCTTACGGCATGATAGCAATTTTATTTATAGGTGCTTTTGTCGCTCTACTAAATAATACATTGTTGAACGTTGCATTGCCGACAATTATGGTTGAGTTCGATGTGAAACCGTCTGTTGTCCAATGGCTAACGACAGGATATATGCTTATCAATGGTATTTTAATACCAGCAAGTGCGTTCTTCATTCAGAAGTTCACAAATAGAAGGTTGTTCTTAACAGCAATGGTGCTGTTTACTCTAGGGACGATTTTAGCGATGATTGCACCATCATTTGGTGTACTCGTTGCTGCTCGAATGATTCAAGCGTGTGGATCTGCAATGATGATGCCGCTCCTTATGAACGTTATGCTTACGGCATTTCCGATTGAGCGCCGGGGAACGGCAATGGGGATTTTTGGGCTAGTAATGATTACAGCGCCAGCAATTGGTCCAACTCTGTCGGGATGGGTAATTGAACATTATACATGGCGTACACTTTTTGGTATCGTTTTGCCGTTTTCAATTCTGACACTTGTTTATGCGTTCTTTAAATTGCGCAACATTACACCGAACCGTGACATGAAATTAGATGTATTTTCACTTATTTTGTCAAGTATCGGTTTCGGCGGTCTTCTTTACGGCTTTAGTTCAGCGGGTGATAAGGGATGGGATTCACCGCTTGTCTATGGAACAATCGTTATTGGTGCAATCGCACTTATCGCGTTCATTGTGCGTCAACTACGTATGGATGACCCGATGTTGGATTTCAAGATTTACAAACATCCGATGTTTGCTTTATCATCGGCCATCTCGATTGTACTATCGGTTGCAATGTTTTCGGGCATGATTCTTACGCCGCTCTATGTCCAAACCATACGGGGCATTTCACCGTTCCATTCAGGTTTGCTGATGTTACCAGGGGCAATTGTGATGGGGCTTATGTCGCCGGTTACAGGTCGTTTATTCGATAAGTACGGCGCAAGAATTTTGGCGGTTATTGGTCTTACCATCACTGTCATTTCAACATTCTATTTAAGTAGACTAGGTATGGAGTCTGGTTATTATTACATTATGTGGATTTATACGATTCGGATGTTAGGGATTTCAATGGTAATGATGCCGGTTATGACAAACGGGTTGAATCAATTGCCAATGATCTCGAATCCACATGGTACGGCTATGAACAACACGTTACAGCAAGTGTCCGGTGCTATCGGATCCGCAATTCTGTTAACGATTATGACAAAACGGATGGAATCGACAGGTGCAGGACTATTTGCGGAAGTCCAAGCATCTGGCAATGCTCCATCGACCGCTGAGGGGCTAGCGAAGTTAAAGGAACAACTTGAAGCACAAGCAATGTTGGACGGAATTAGTTTCTCATTTTTCATATCGACAATCGTTGCAATTGTAGCCTTGGCTCTATCGTTCTTCATGAAACGTGTAGCACTACCAACTAATGAAAAATCATTTACTAATTTAGAGGAAAGTAAAAAATAA
- a CDS encoding TetR/AcrR family transcriptional regulator — MNDRKRQVLLTAQRLFIDKGFSTTSVQDILDESCISKGTFYNYFSSKNECLIAILVHARDEATVRRRELLIGQELSDKNVLVEQILIRMHVNREQNLMPIFEAVFHSGDSDLRTYIKNMLLAEFSWLTRRLVDVYGKAAVPYAADCAVMLFGMMQQILHVWSAVSKEEMDTSKLVRFLLRRIDSIILGMISTKDAFFTEDVFFKLSGDEVEQTETKEQLLERLTGFLEFLGDDTLPAGKQYVQFLLDELRAESPRVFVLESVVRSFREAFKGFSHEPEAHELAYKVWRYMDTVE, encoded by the coding sequence ATGAATGATCGAAAACGCCAGGTTTTATTAACAGCGCAGCGACTTTTTATAGATAAAGGATTTTCCACCACGTCTGTCCAAGATATTTTAGATGAATCTTGTATATCAAAAGGGACATTCTACAATTATTTTTCATCCAAGAATGAGTGCCTCATCGCGATACTCGTACACGCACGTGATGAAGCAACTGTAAGAAGACGTGAATTGCTTATTGGACAAGAATTATCAGATAAGAACGTTCTGGTAGAGCAGATTTTAATTCGTATGCACGTGAATCGCGAACAAAACTTGATGCCAATTTTTGAGGCAGTTTTCCATTCTGGTGATAGCGACCTAAGAACTTACATCAAGAACATGCTTTTAGCTGAATTTTCTTGGTTAACAAGAAGACTGGTGGATGTATACGGCAAAGCTGCTGTGCCTTATGCAGCCGATTGTGCAGTGATGCTGTTCGGAATGATGCAACAAATACTTCATGTATGGTCAGCTGTTTCGAAAGAGGAAATGGACACTTCAAAACTTGTGAGATTCTTACTCCGAAGAATCGATTCCATCATCCTAGGTATGATCAGCACAAAAGACGCTTTCTTCACTGAAGATGTATTTTTCAAGTTAAGCGGGGATGAAGTAGAACAAACAGAAACAAAGGAGCAATTACTCGAACGTCTCACGGGATTTTTGGAATTTCTTGGAGATGATACGCTTCCTGCCGGCAAACAATATGTGCAATTTCTTTTGGATGAACTACGCGCCGAGTCTCCGCGGGTATTCGTGCTGGAATCTGTCGTCCGCTCATTCCGAGAAGCTTTCAAAGGATTTTCCCATGAACCTGAAGCTCACGAGCTTGCTTATAAAGTTTGGCGCTATATGGACACGGTAGAGTAA
- a CDS encoding TIGR00266 family protein, whose amino-acid sequence MNNHEIDYKIHGDDMQFVEVELDPKETVVAEAGALMMMEDGIAMETIFGDGSGSSGGGIMGKLMGAGKRMLTGESLFMTTFTNTGAGKKHVSFASPYPGKIIPMDLSEHNGKIICQKDAFLAAAKGVSVGIEFQRKLGTGFFGGEGFIMQKLEGDGMTFIHAGGTIIEKRLRPGEILRVDTGCLVAMTHNVNYNIEMVKGVKTALFGGEGLFFATLKGPGTVWIQSLPFSRLASRVFAAAPQTPGGGSRDEGSIAGGLFNMLGGK is encoded by the coding sequence ATGAACAATCACGAAATTGATTACAAAATACATGGCGATGATATGCAGTTTGTAGAAGTCGAGCTTGATCCAAAAGAAACGGTAGTGGCAGAAGCAGGCGCGCTGATGATGATGGAAGACGGCATCGCCATGGAAACAATCTTCGGTGATGGATCCGGCTCATCAGGTGGAGGAATTATGGGCAAACTAATGGGCGCTGGAAAACGAATGTTGACTGGAGAAAGTTTATTCATGACAACATTCACGAATACGGGGGCAGGCAAAAAGCATGTCTCTTTCGCGTCCCCTTACCCTGGAAAAATAATTCCGATGGATTTAAGTGAGCATAATGGCAAAATTATCTGCCAGAAAGATGCCTTTCTTGCTGCCGCAAAAGGCGTGTCCGTCGGAATTGAATTTCAACGGAAACTCGGCACCGGCTTTTTCGGTGGTGAAGGGTTCATCATGCAAAAACTCGAAGGTGATGGTATGACGTTCATCCACGCTGGAGGTACGATTATCGAGAAAAGGCTGCGACCGGGCGAAATATTACGTGTAGACACGGGATGCCTCGTGGCAATGACACACAACGTTAATTACAACATCGAAATGGTAAAAGGCGTAAAAACAGCATTATTCGGCGGCGAAGGACTCTTTTTCGCAACACTGAAGGGACCTGGAACTGTTTGGATTCAATCACTCCCATTCTCTAGACTCGCAAGCCGTGTCTTTGCAGCTGCACCGCAAACACCTGGTGGAGGATCACGTGACGAAGGCAGCATTGCAGGCGGCTTGTTCAATATGCTTGGCGGTAAATAA